The Terriglobia bacterium DNA window TGCGACAGTTCGGAGGCCGTACTTGTGCTGGCGAAGTTTCATCTTCTTCTAGGGAATCGGACGTGCCTCCATCCAACAGGAGACTAGGTAGGAGGTAGTTTCGTCAAGGAAAACGAGTGGCGAAAGAGTGCTAACGTGCGCGAAAGACTGACAGATTTCGAACAGCGTTGGTGGTCGCAGCACGGGAGGAATCAATAGCGGGACGGTTCTGCTCAACCCAGTTGCCGATCATTGTGCGCTGCTTGTCATTGACATCGAAACGAATGCCGAAGCATTGACCCACAGTCCGGCAAACGACAGCGGGAATGTCAATCGCAGAGCCACCAGGGAGTGAGAAAGAGATGTGGATGGGTTGGCCGATGGCGAGCGGCCTATCGGGCTTCAACTGCATCCCGCCAATCGAGAGATCGCGGCTTTCGGCAGTAATATTGTCGGCTCGCGAATGGCTGTGTATCAGCACAGGGGCACGGAAAGGAATACGCGGCGGACGGCGGATCTCACGACAGAGTTGAAGTTGAGCCTCGGCGGATACCCACTTTTCGGGCACCGGAGCGCGGCGGAGAACGGCGATCAGCACGACGGCTGCGACAACTCCGGTCGAAATAAGAAAGCTCAACATGTAACCTCGCTGACGGCTCAAATGAGCACAGCGGGGGAGGATGCGAGATCAAGAATAGCTCAGGTTCGCAAAGTAGCTAATTACTTTAGGGTTACGACCCCAAGGGAACCACCTGGCCGTGACCTGCTGTATGCGCGGCGCAGGTGGCGCTTTAGGGGCGCAACTCGGGGCGCGAAAGACTCATCCGAAGTTGCATCGAGGGCTAAGGTGCTCGCGGTTGCGAGGGATTTTCCTGGAGTCGCTTTTCAACTCTGTCTGACCGCCACCTCGAATAGCAGATTTCAGGTGGGAAGGGAAATTTCCGCGGGCCATGGCCACTACAACTCCCCAGGCGCTTGGACGTTCCTCGTCCGTGAAAAGCTGGTTCAGCCGTTTCAACGACTCGGTAGAAGTAATCAACGAAAATCCCCGGCGGGTTCTGTTCGCAGTCGCGGTGGTCTACGTGGTCCTGGTTGTGCCCCTGGCAATGATCAAGCTGCTGTGGGCGGACGAATTCATCACGTACTACATTGCAAAACTTAACAGGGTTCACGCGATCTGGAGTTCGGCGACAGCGAACTGGCGCTACGACTGCCGGTTGTTCTGGCTTGCCTGCTGGGCGTGGCGACTCACAGCCGCGATATTGGCGGATTTACACCACTGTCCCACGGGGCAACTTACTTCTTCGAAGTTGGGAATGCGTTGCCATGGGATATGCAGTACGCGGCAACTCAGCAGACCCTGGTGTCGAACTGGAACCGCGGAGCGAGTGGGCGAGCAGGCGGTCACGGGTCGCAGCAGTAGTGGAAACCTCGGGGGCGAAAGCCCCGTCATCAATGCGGATGTTCGACACTGCCAAGGCCGAACTCTTCCCAACGCGGTTCCGGCGCTTTTCACTCCTGAGAGAAAATTTGAGCGAGGTGCGAATTGGCCTCGCTCTCGGTAGAAACGATTCCTGACGGAAGGAAGCCGCCGTTGTATTCCGCCATCCGGTTTTTCCATTTCAGAAAGTCGGTGATGGTCTTAGGTTCGATACGGACTTCTACGCGTCGCAGGCTGGCGAGAAGCAAGTTCATTTCTTTCATCAGACCGACAGTAGTCCGCTGATCGGTGCGCCTGGGCTTTACGATGAGGCGCACTTCGCGACGGGCAAATTCGAGCAGGCCCCAGCCTTTGGGGAGTTCTTCCGCCTTGATGATTCCGGCAGGCGCGAGATAGAGACGCTCGGCGCCGAGACCCTCCTCTGGTTTGAGGCGGAAAGGCTTGCCGGCATCGGCGAGGAAGTCGGCGCGCGAAACCTTGCACTCAACAACGACAGAATGGCAAAAACCCTTCCAGCCGATGGCGTCGGGAATCTCCCCGGTTGCGCAATATTGCTCCGACAGAATGATGCCGCATCCGTAGCTACTGCGCAGCCAGTCGACCGCGACCGACACGAGTTTGGAGTGCTTCAGCGAGGCCGATTTGCTCATGCTTTCTTCTACCGCGAATTGAAGGTTGCGAAAAGTGACTTGGGAAGTGCACGGAAGTAAAGATGGTCATATAAGGCGAACTGGCATCTATGACTATCGAGTAACCAGTCGGGGATGAAGGGGGAGTTATGGCGGATCAAATCGATAAGCTTCGGAAGGAGCTCATTTTTCAACTTAAAGGTGGGCATGCTCACGCGAAGTTCGATGACGTGGTGAAGAATTTTCCGGAGAAGCTGCGAGGGACGGTGCCGGAGGGAATGCCGTATTCGGCGTGGCAACTGCTGGAGCATATACGGATCGCCCAGGACGACATCCTAAGCTATTGCAAGAACTCGGATGGGAGTTACAAGGAAAAGAAGTGGCCTGATGATTACTGGCCGAAGGATCCGAATCCCGAGAGCGCGAAGGCGTGGACGGATTCGATCAAGAGTTATCACGCGGACCTGGACGAGTTCGTTGAACTGATCGGCGATCCGAAGTCGGAACTGTTTGAAGCGTTTCGGTGGGGAGATGGTCAGACGCTGTTCCATGAGGCGATGCTGCTGGTGGATCACGCGGCTTATCACCTCGGCGAGATTGTTGCGGTGCGAAGAATCCTCAAGAGCTGGCCCGCAAGGTGAGCTTCCGTTGGGCGCGATTCGAATAGCGGCTAACCATGAACGCAATCGGCAGTCCGACGCAAAAGATGTGGGTGACGATAGCGACGACTGTGTTGAAGATGGAACGGGAAGCCCCGTGGAAGCGCGAGAGAGGCATCACGACCCAGTACATCACCAGGTAGACAAGGATGCCATAGAGTGGCCCAAACAATAGAGGCCGGCGGGTAAGGACGGGAAACGAACGGCTCGCGAGGTAAAAGACGGTCGCCCAGGAAAAAGCGATAAAGAAGTGCAGGAACAGGCCGAGCGCCATAGTTGGCGTCCCTTCATGGAAAGCAGACGGACCGAGGAGGGCGCTGGCGATGCCTTGCAGAATGATGCGTGGCGAGACGCCTCGGGGCATCCAGGTAACGAAAGCGGCGGAGATATCCATGCAGCCGCAGAGCGTGCCGGCGGCGACGATGGCGGCAAGTTGGCGCGAAGCATTCTGGTTCACGAAAAGTGCTCCTGCCCATGAGGTGCGCGCGGTAAATCAATGCCACAGGGGCGTTCGCCATTCGGGGTAAAAACGATGAGCGTCAGCAAGGTGGCAGGGAAGCCGAAGATAAAAGTCACGACCTTCCAGAAGAGAAGGCCTCGGTCCTGGGCCCGCATAGCGGTGAAAGACAGATTCGAAAATGTCCAAAGGGCGGAAATGCCGCCTTCGGTGCCGGGCATCTCAGGCCTCCCAAAGTGGGGAGGAATTCTAACGCAGCGGTAGGCCTGATTAAATGGTCCAGATTCAACAACATCGTTGAAAAGTCCTGCAACTCTGTGCAGGGCGTGCTCATCTGGTTAAGTGTTGGTAGAATAACCAGTTCCGTCGTGTGTGGCGGCGGAGACAGAGGATGGCATTCAGGGGACACTCCCTTGAACCTACCCCACTCAGGCCAACAGAGGGCTTGAATGGGGCACCCAGCGAACAACAGAACTCAGGAGATTTCTACGACCTCGGCGACACCTTTCAATAAAGGTCATCACAGGTTTGCTGTGCTGACTGCCTGTTGGGTATTCGGTCTAATCATTTTTGGAGCGCTCGTTACCAGCAACGACGCGGGACTTTCGGTTCCGGATTGGCCCACTTCTTTCGGATCGCTCTATCGCATTCCTCCGCTGAACGGCGGCGTCTTCTACGAACACATCCATCGCATGATTGCGCAGGGCGCGGGATTGCTCACGATTATCCTGGCGGTTTGGACGCAGAAGGTAGACCGGCGCGGATGGATGCGGAAGCTGGGATGGACGGCACTTGGACTTGTGATTGCGCAGGGGATTCTGGGCGGTTTGACGGTGCTGTTCTATCTGCCGCCGTGGATTTCGGCGGCGCACGCAACACTCGGGCAGACGTATTTCTGCGTAATGGTGAGCCTGGCGCTGTTCACGAGTCGAGGATTCATTGAGCGCGCGCCGTTGCACCTGCCGCAGAACGAGCGTCCGCAATTGACGACCCTGGCATACGCTTCGGTGGCGGCGGTGTGGCTGCAGTTGGTGTTCGGTGCGGCCTTCCGGCACAACGGTATGAAGATCATGTGGCACCTGGCGTGGTTCGTCGTGGTGTTCACGGTGCTGATGTGGACGATGATGCGCGTACTTCGCGGCTATCGCGAGGTGGTGGAACTGCGGCGTCCGGCGTTCTGGCTGATGGGATTACTGACACTGCAGATCCTGTTGGGCTTCGGCGCGTTCGTTACGCGCGTGGTATTGAGTCCGAATTCGCCGGAACCGATGACGAGCCTGGTGATCACGACCGTGGCACACGTCGCGGTTGGAGCGCTGGTGCTGGCGAACACGGTAGTGCTGGCAGTCGAGGCAAGACGGCATTTAGCGGTGACCAAAGAAGAAGCTGTAGAGACCACGGGGAAGGCACTGGTGGCATGAGCAGCATTTCGCAAGCTATTGTTGTTTCGCGCGGCGGCATGGCGCTGCTGCGCGACTATTCCGAACTCGTAAAGGCTCGTATCACGATGTTGATTGTGATCAGCGCGTGGTGCGGATTTTACTGTGGGGCCGCGCGGTCAGAAGTCAGTTCGCTTTCGTGGACGCTGGTGAACGCACTGCTGGGAATCGCACTGGTTTCGGCGGGCACGGCCGGAATGAACGAGGTCATGGAGCGCGACATCGATGCGCGGATGCAACGTACTGCGCGCCGTCCGCTGGTGACGCAGACGATGAGCGTTCAACATGCCGCGCTGGTGTCGATCGCGATGATTGTGGGCGGGACGGTTTATCTCGGGTTCACCTGCAACATTCTCACGGCGGCCCTGACGTTTGCGACGTCATTCGTCTATCTTGGCTTTTACACGCCTCTGAAAACGGTGTCGCCTATCTGTACGTTCATTGGGGCGATTCCGGGGGCAATGCCGCCGGTGCTGGGGTGGGCAGCGGTTCGAGGGCGACTGGACTGGGAAGCGTTCGTACTCTTCGCGATCCTGTTCTTCTGGCAGTTCCCGCACTTCCACTCAATCGCATTGCTGTATCGGGACGATTACCGGCGCGCGGGTATTCGGATGCTCCCGGTGGTGGAGCGATCCGGACGGACGACGGCCGATGCCATCGTCTTCTACTCTCTTGCGCTGCTGGCGGTGACGCTGGCTCCGACCCTGCTGGGAATGACTGGCTACACCTATTTCTTTAGCGCCTTGGTGCTGGGTTTATGGGTGCTGATGGCGGGCCTGAAAATTTGGCGCGCTAGGCTCGATCCGGATCTTCCAGAGGCGAAAGTGTTGGCCCGCAACCTGTTAAAGACGACGGTGTTTTACCTGCCGCTGCTGTTTGCCATCATGATGCTGAACATAGTGAGCTAGCAGCAGTTTAGAATCGATACGTGACTACGAAAATGCAAGTACCCGAAGCAGTAGCAGCTTCGACGGAAGCCAGCCCGGCTGCGGTGGCGGTAATCCAGGTAGAAAATCTGCGGCACCTATATGAGACGCGCGTCGCGCTCGACGGCGTTAGCTTCGAGGTGCGTGCGGGTGAAATCTTCGGGCTCCTCGGGCCGAATGGCAGCGGTAAGACGACGATGTTCCGCATTCTTTCGACGCTGATGCTGCCGAGTGGCGGGCGAGCGATGATCTGCGGGCTTGATGTGGCGAGGTACCCGAACCAGGTTCGCCGCGAAATCGGGGTCGTGTTCCAGGCGCCGAGCATCGACGTGAAACTTACGGCGGAAGAGAACCTGCGGCACATCGGTCATCTCTATGGGCTACGCGGAGCGGTGCTCGACCAGCGGGTGAAAGAAATGCTGGGGCGCGTGGCGCTCTCGGACCGCGCGCATGACAATGCCGAGACCTTCTCGGGCGGGATGCAGAGACGGCTGGAAATCGCGAAGGGACTTCTGCACCGGCCATCGGTGCTGCTGCTGGATGAACCGACAACCGGACTAGATCCGGGCGCACGGCGTGACCTCTGGCAGTATCTGAATACTCTGCGCGAGCAGGGAATCACGATCATTGTGACGACGCACCTGATGGAAGAAGCGGAGCGGTGCGACAGGCTGGCGATCCTCAGCGAAGGACACCTAGTTGCGCTGGGCACTCCGACGGAGTTGAAGCATGAGATTGGCGGAGATGTAATTTTGCTCGAAACGCGCGATCCGGAATCGCTCGCACAACGGATTCATCAGCGGTACGGACTCGAGGCCGGTGTGCTCGATAACAAAGTTCGGCTGGAGCGTGAGGCCGGGCACAGGTTCGTAACCGACGTAGTCGAGGCTTTTCCGGGAGAGATCGATGCGATCTCGATTTCGAAGCCGACGCTGGAAGATGTGTTTATTCATCGGACAGGGCATCGGTTCTGGACGGAAGAGCAGAAGACGGAAGAGAAGACTTCAAAGAAGAAGAAAAGGCATTGAGGTTCAAGGCGCAAGGTACAAGGTGCAAGAAATTAGATATCCTCTTGTACCTTGCACTTTGAGCCTTGTGCCCGAGTGGTACTGACCTATGGCAACGAATACTACAGTTTTACCTCGGGCGCGGGATGGCGCCACGTTTTCATTCACGCCGGCGCTTTCGTTGTGGAAGCGCGAGGTGGTCCGGTTTTATCGGAATAAGTCGCGTGTGGTCGGCGTGATCGCGTCACCACTGTTGTTCTGGATCGTGATTGGCTCGGGCTTCGGGACGTCATTTCAGTCGCATAACGCGAAGGGCGGCCAGAATTATTTGGAGTTCTTCTTTCCCGGCGCGCTGATCATGATCGTGCTGTTCACGGC harbors:
- a CDS encoding PilZ domain-containing protein; its protein translation is MLSFLISTGVVAAVVLIAVLRRAPVPEKWVSAEAQLQLCREIRRPPRIPFRAPVLIHSHSRADNITAESRDLSIGGMQLKPDRPLAIGQPIHISFSLPGGSAIDIPAVVCRTVGQCFGIRFDVNDKQRTMIGNWVEQNRPAIDSSRAATTNAVRNLSVFRAR
- a CDS encoding DinB family protein translates to MADQIDKLRKELIFQLKGGHAHAKFDDVVKNFPEKLRGTVPEGMPYSAWQLLEHIRIAQDDILSYCKNSDGSYKEKKWPDDYWPKDPNPESAKAWTDSIKSYHADLDEFVELIGDPKSELFEAFRWGDGQTLFHEAMLLVDHAAYHLGEIVAVRRILKSWPAR
- a CDS encoding COX15/CtaA family protein, whose product is MGHPANNRTQEISTTSATPFNKGHHRFAVLTACWVFGLIIFGALVTSNDAGLSVPDWPTSFGSLYRIPPLNGGVFYEHIHRMIAQGAGLLTIILAVWTQKVDRRGWMRKLGWTALGLVIAQGILGGLTVLFYLPPWISAAHATLGQTYFCVMVSLALFTSRGFIERAPLHLPQNERPQLTTLAYASVAAVWLQLVFGAAFRHNGMKIMWHLAWFVVVFTVLMWTMMRVLRGYREVVELRRPAFWLMGLLTLQILLGFGAFVTRVVLSPNSPEPMTSLVITTVAHVAVGALVLANTVVLAVEARRHLAVTKEEAVETTGKALVA
- the cyoE gene encoding heme o synthase, coding for MSSISQAIVVSRGGMALLRDYSELVKARITMLIVISAWCGFYCGAARSEVSSLSWTLVNALLGIALVSAGTAGMNEVMERDIDARMQRTARRPLVTQTMSVQHAALVSIAMIVGGTVYLGFTCNILTAALTFATSFVYLGFYTPLKTVSPICTFIGAIPGAMPPVLGWAAVRGRLDWEAFVLFAILFFWQFPHFHSIALLYRDDYRRAGIRMLPVVERSGRTTADAIVFYSLALLAVTLAPTLLGMTGYTYFFSALVLGLWVLMAGLKIWRARLDPDLPEAKVLARNLLKTTVFYLPLLFAIMMLNIVS
- a CDS encoding ATP-binding cassette domain-containing protein, with protein sequence MTTKMQVPEAVAASTEASPAAVAVIQVENLRHLYETRVALDGVSFEVRAGEIFGLLGPNGSGKTTMFRILSTLMLPSGGRAMICGLDVARYPNQVRREIGVVFQAPSIDVKLTAEENLRHIGHLYGLRGAVLDQRVKEMLGRVALSDRAHDNAETFSGGMQRRLEIAKGLLHRPSVLLLDEPTTGLDPGARRDLWQYLNTLREQGITIIVTTHLMEEAERCDRLAILSEGHLVALGTPTELKHEIGGDVILLETRDPESLAQRIHQRYGLEAGVLDNKVRLEREAGHRFVTDVVEAFPGEIDAISISKPTLEDVFIHRTGHRFWTEEQKTEEKTSKKKKRH